In Synechococcus sp. UW69, a single genomic region encodes these proteins:
- the glpX gene encoding class II fructose-bisphosphatase yields MDQTLIQEILEIVEQAAIASATLSGKGLKDEADALAVDAMRKRMNQIQMQGRIVIGEGERDEAPMLYIGEEVGTGNGPGVDFAVDPCEGTNLCAYNQRGSMAVLAASDRGGLFNAPDFYMKKLAAPPAAKGKVDIRKSATENIKILSECLGLAPDELTIVVMDRARHKDLIAEIRATGARIQPISDGDVQAAIACGFAGTGTHCLMGIGAAPEGVISAAAMRALGGHFQGQLVYDPAVAQTSEWADMTKEGNLARLTEMGITDPDKVYEAEELACGEHVCFAGSGITDGLLFNGVKFETDCTRTSSLVISNLDNTCRFTNTVHIKDGAQSIALS; encoded by the coding sequence GTGGATCAGACCCTCATTCAGGAAATTCTCGAGATCGTCGAGCAAGCCGCCATCGCTTCCGCCACGCTCTCCGGCAAAGGTCTGAAGGATGAAGCGGATGCATTGGCTGTTGATGCCATGCGCAAGCGCATGAATCAAATTCAAATGCAAGGTCGCATCGTTATCGGTGAGGGCGAACGCGACGAAGCTCCCATGCTTTACATCGGAGAAGAGGTCGGTACTGGCAATGGTCCTGGCGTCGATTTCGCCGTTGACCCTTGCGAAGGCACCAATCTTTGTGCCTACAACCAACGTGGCTCAATGGCCGTTCTTGCGGCATCCGACCGTGGCGGTCTGTTCAATGCTCCCGACTTCTATATGAAGAAGCTGGCTGCGCCCCCGGCAGCCAAGGGCAAAGTGGATATCCGCAAGTCGGCCACTGAAAACATCAAGATCCTCAGCGAATGCCTGGGGCTTGCCCCTGACGAACTGACCATCGTTGTGATGGATCGTGCTCGTCACAAGGATCTGATCGCTGAGATCCGCGCCACCGGTGCACGGATCCAACCCATCTCTGATGGTGACGTTCAGGCTGCGATCGCCTGTGGCTTTGCCGGCACTGGTACCCACTGCCTGATGGGCATTGGTGCAGCACCGGAGGGTGTGATCTCTGCTGCTGCCATGCGCGCTCTCGGTGGCCATTTCCAGGGCCAGCTGGTTTACGACCCGGCTGTGGCTCAAACTTCCGAATGGGCTGACATGACCAAAGAGGGCAACCTGGCGCGTCTGACTGAGATGGGTATCACCGATCCCGACAAGGTCTACGAAGCTGAGGAACTGGCCTGCGGTGAGCATGTTTGTTTCGCAGGAAGCGGCATCACTGATGGTCTGCTCTTCAATGGAGTTAAGTTCGAAACGGACTGCACACGCACCAGCAGCCTGGTGATTAGCAACCTGGACAACACCTGCCGCTTCACCAACACCGTGCACATCAAAGACGGTGCCCAGAGCATTGCTCTGAGCTGA